The following nucleotide sequence is from Candidatus Binataceae bacterium.
TCTCGAGCAGATGCTCCGAAAGTGCGGCGCAGTTGATCGCCAGGAACGGCCGGTCGGCGCGGTCGCTCATGCGATGGATCGCGCGCGCGATAAGCTCTTTGCCGGTGCCGGTCTCACCTTCGAGCAGAACCGAAATATGCGAGGTGCTGATACTGCCGATGAGCCGGAACACGTCAGCCATCTCGGGGCTCGCGCCCACGATGTCGTTGATCAACTCATGACGGGCGAGGTCGCGCTGAAGGGCGCCGACCTGCGTGCGCAGCGATTCCTGCGCGCTTTGCAGCTCGCCGACCCGCTCGGCGTTGCTGATCGCGAGTGCAATGCTGTTGGCGAGCGATTCGAGCAGCGCCAGGTCGTCGTCGGTGAAGTTCTGCGAACTGAGCGCGTTGACGACCTCGACCACGCCGAGGCGCTTGCCGCCGACAATGAGCGGAGCCGCCAGCACGCATCGCGTCGCCATCCCGGATTGCTTATCGACCAGCGAGTAGAAGTGCGGCTCGCGCGCTACGTCATCAACTTTGATCGCCGTGCCGTTGCGCAGCGCCTCACCCGCGATTCCTCTGTCGGCTGGAAACCGCACCGTGGCAAGGCGGCGCGCGACTTCAGGATCGAGTTCGGACAAGTAGGGGAAGTAGAGTTCCTCGGTTCGAGGATCGAGCAGCAGAATCGAAGCGCCTTCGGCGTTGAGAACCTCGCGGCACTTATTCGTCACCAATCCCAGCAGCGCGTCGAGGTCGAGCTGGCTGGCGAAGGTGTTGCCTAGCTCATAGATGAGCCTGTAGGGCGCATTTGCGGTAAGAGTCGCCATGATAGCGGCACGAGTAAGTGGTCTTCTTTCTCGCCCGCATGATAACGAAATCGTCCGCAGATCCACAGGACTGCGCCTTTCGCGGCAAACGGGAATCTAGTTGCCGATTTCTGTCTCGTTGTCGATCTCGCCCTTGATCGCGACCAGCACTGCCAGCTTCTCGGCGAGCATGCTCGCGGCCTGCAGGATCTTGTCCTGCGATTCGAGTGGAATCGGTGCGTCGTAAGCGTAGCCGAGGACGCGCGCGCCCTCGATAAACATCGCCTCGCACAGGTCTTCAAGATCCGGCGAGCGACCTTCCGCGCACGACACAGAAATACGGCTCTGCGGTTCTTCCATTGCGGTCCTCACACCTCTTCTCCCCCCTTGGTGCACGTACCGCGCCAGCGTGTCGGTGGATGGAATGTTGCAATATTTTTCAATGAAATCGCGGATTTTCAGTTTCACCGCGATGCCGGATCGGACTCGCCGGTGCATCGCGTACTTAGCACTGATTCACAAAAGAGGCGGTCCGCCAACTTCTCGTCATTGAGGGAGCGCGATGGCTAGATGCACTGTGACCGGCTGGTCGAAGTCATAGTCGGCGCAGGTCGCCACGAGATTCGTGCCGCGCTGCCGGTTTGCCGGTCCAGTTCGACGACGATCGACCGAAGCGACAATGGCTCGGCGCGAACTGACCAATGACACGGTTCTGTTTCCATTCGAAACACATTGTGCCGCGAGTCGTGCAAAGCCAGAGCTTCTCTGATATTGCCCGCATGTAGCGCAAATCACGATCGAGGTGCCCAACCGCGATGAACAGAGCGCTCGACGACATTACGGTCGTTGAATACGCCGAGATGGTCTCCGGCCCGATGTGCGGAAAGATGTTCTCCGACATGGGCGCCAACGTGATCAAAATCGAGCGTCCAAAAACCGGTGACCCCGCCCGCGGCCATTCTCCTTTTCCCGGCGATGTGCCGCATCGCGAGAAGAGCGGTCTCTTCCTGTTCCTCAATACCGGCAAGAAGAGCGTCACGCTCGATCCAACGACCCGCGAAGGGGCCGAGCTTCTGCGCAAGCTCCTCGAGAGCGCCGACGTCTTTATCGAGAATCATCCGCCCGGCTACCTCGAACGCTTCGGCCTTCACTACGACGCGCTACATGCGCTCAATCCGCGACTGATTGTCACGTCGATAACGCCTTTCGGCCAAACCGGTCCCTATCGCGACTGGAAGGGCTCGGACCTTATCGAATGGGCTATGAGTTTAACCGGACTCAACACGCCAACGCTCGTTGACGATGAGGAAAACGAGAATCCCCTGCGTGCTCCCGGTCATGCCGCCGATATCATGGGTGCGGCGAACGCGGCGGCCGCGACGATGGTCGCGCTGTACCATCGGGATCTGACAGGCGAAGGCCAATGGATCGACGCGCCGTGCTGGCAGGCGACGGTGAACACGGCGAAGATCGAGATGGCCGCGTACAGCTACGTCGGAATCCCGTTCAGCCGACTGCGCGCCAAGGTCCAGGTCGGGCTGGAGCCGATGCGATGCCGCGACGGCTTCATCTACACGCTGTGGGCGGCCGATTCGCACTACCAGGCGCTCAAGAAGCTGCTTGGCAATCCCGATCGCCTCGACAACGAGCTGTTCGACACGCATGCCGGGCGCGGTGCCAACGACGACATCCTGCGCACGATCATCCGCGAAGAGCTGCTCAACTTCGACATGGAATACCTCGTCACTGAGGGGCAGAAGATGGGTCTGACGATCGGCCCGGTGCATACTGTCACGCAGGCGGTGAATCATTCGCATCTCCAGGCGCGCGATGCGTTCGTCGAGATCGACCATCCGATAGCCGGCCGCTTCAAGTACCCGCATCGTCCCGTATCGCTGTCGAAGACGCCACCGATACCGGCGCGCGCGCCGCTGCTGGGTGAGCATAACGAAGAAATTTTCAGCCGCCTCGGAATCTCCCGCGAGAGGCAGCATCAACTCGCGACCGCCGGCGTCGTCTGAGCGCCTCGGAGAAAGCCATGGCACGTCTTCCGCTCGAAGGAATCCGCGTCGCCGACTTCAGTTGGATCATCAACGGTCCGCAGATCGCGCAGTGGCTCGCGACGATGGGCGCCGAAGTCATCAAGATCGAGTCACAGGTCTATATCGACATCGGCCGCACCAATCCGGCCGGGATGGCGGACCGCAAGATGGGCAGCCTGAATCGCAACGGCTTCTACCACATGCTCAATTACGGCAAGAAGGCGATTAACCTCAACTTGCAGACGCCGCGCGGCTACGAGCTTGCTTGCGAGATCGTAAAGAAGAGCGACTTCGTCCTCGAATGCTTCCCGCGCGGTGCGTCGGAGAAGCTCGGCATCACCTACGACAAGATGAAGGCGGTCAAACCCGACATCGTGATGATTTCTGTTTCGCTGCTGGGCAAGACCGGCACCGAGCCGGCCTCGTGGGTCGGATGGGGTCCGATGGCGTGCTGCTTCGTCGGGATGTTCGACGCGCAGGGCTATCCGGGTGGCACGCCGCGTCAGACCGGTGGCACGTGGCCCGACTACGCGATCGCATCGTCGGTGGTGTTCCACGCGCTCGCGGCGCTTCGGCATCGCAATCGCACCGGCGAAGGCCAGTGGATCGACGCCAGCATGGGCGAGACCGTCATCGGCCAGATGAACGAGTGGTACATGGAATATTTCATGAACGCGCGCGAGCGCGGACAGCGCGGGAATCGCGACGAGTTCATGGCGCCGCACAATACGTACAAGTGCGCCGGCGACGACAAGTGGATCGCTATCGCAGTGAGCAACGACGCGGAGTGGGGCGCGCTATGCCGCGCCGCGGGCCATCCCGAATGGACGGCTGATTCGAGGTTCGAAGATCAAGCCGCGCGCCTCAAAAATAGCGACGCGATCGACTCGCTCCTGCGGCCATGGACACGCGACAAAGATCATCTCGAGCTCGCCGCGATGCTCCAGCGCTCAGGAGTCCCCGCCGGCCCCGTCCTCGACAGCGTCGAGCTCCACGAGGACAAGCATCTCTGGGAATGGGGCTATTGGTGGAAGATGAATCATCACGAAGTAGGCGAGCGTATCCTCCCCGGCATGCCGGTGAAACTTAGCAACGTCGACAAGATGAACTTCTCCTATCCACCCGATCTAGGCCAACACAACCGCGAAGTCTTCACCAACCTCCTCGGCCTGAGCGACGCAGAAATCACATCATTGATGGAACAAAAAGTGATCTACTAAGACCATCAATACGATTTCGTCATCCCTCCACTTCGGTCGGGATGACGGAAAAAAAAGAAATTCTTTTAGGAATTATGAGTTGAGCACGCGTCAATAGCGCCGATGGGCGGCGTTTTCAGGGCCTTTGCAAATGCACCGGAGATCGTGGCAACTCTCTTCTGTCGCGGTCTTTTCGCGACCAATTCTGAAGCCAAAGAGACGCGTTTCGCCGCGACCGCTGAGAGCCTTGTCGCGATGAAGGCGCGCAGGAGAACATGCCGCTATGATGAACGGGGAACAATACAAGAAGTCGCTGGATGACGGACGCGAGACTTTCTTCGAAGGCGAGCGGGTTCGCAGCCTCGCCAAGCATCCGCTGCTTGGCCCCTGCGTCGATCGAATCGCCGCCGGTTACGATCGCTGGTACACGCCCGGCGCCGACGCCGTCAGCCAGCTCATGACGATTCCCGCGTCGGCCCAGGAGCTGAAGGATCGTATTCCGCTGCTCCATTCATCCGATATCGTCGCCAACGTCACCTACCAGTCGATCATGACGCTGACGACGGCGGCCTCGCGCATCGCGCCCGAGCTGCCCGAGTATTCCGAGCGCATGCGCC
It contains:
- a CDS encoding GAF domain-containing protein is translated as MATLTANAPYRLIYELGNTFASQLDLDALLGLVTNKCREVLNAEGASILLLDPRTEELYFPYLSELDPEVARRLATVRFPADRGIAGEALRNGTAIKVDDVAREPHFYSLVDKQSGMATRCVLAAPLIVGGKRLGVVEVVNALSSQNFTDDDLALLESLANSIALAISNAERVGELQSAQESLRTQVGALQRDLARHELINDIVGASPEMADVFRLIGSISTSHISVLLEGETGTGKELIARAIHRMSDRADRPFLAINCAALSEHLLE
- a CDS encoding CaiB/BaiF CoA-transferase family protein, translating into MNRALDDITVVEYAEMVSGPMCGKMFSDMGANVIKIERPKTGDPARGHSPFPGDVPHREKSGLFLFLNTGKKSVTLDPTTREGAELLRKLLESADVFIENHPPGYLERFGLHYDALHALNPRLIVTSITPFGQTGPYRDWKGSDLIEWAMSLTGLNTPTLVDDEENENPLRAPGHAADIMGAANAAAATMVALYHRDLTGEGQWIDAPCWQATVNTAKIEMAAYSYVGIPFSRLRAKVQVGLEPMRCRDGFIYTLWAADSHYQALKKLLGNPDRLDNELFDTHAGRGANDDILRTIIREELLNFDMEYLVTEGQKMGLTIGPVHTVTQAVNHSHLQARDAFVEIDHPIAGRFKYPHRPVSLSKTPPIPARAPLLGEHNEEIFSRLGISRERQHQLATAGVV
- a CDS encoding CoA transferase; the protein is MARLPLEGIRVADFSWIINGPQIAQWLATMGAEVIKIESQVYIDIGRTNPAGMADRKMGSLNRNGFYHMLNYGKKAINLNLQTPRGYELACEIVKKSDFVLECFPRGASEKLGITYDKMKAVKPDIVMISVSLLGKTGTEPASWVGWGPMACCFVGMFDAQGYPGGTPRQTGGTWPDYAIASSVVFHALAALRHRNRTGEGQWIDASMGETVIGQMNEWYMEYFMNARERGQRGNRDEFMAPHNTYKCAGDDKWIAIAVSNDAEWGALCRAAGHPEWTADSRFEDQAARLKNSDAIDSLLRPWTRDKDHLELAAMLQRSGVPAGPVLDSVELHEDKHLWEWGYWWKMNHHEVGERILPGMPVKLSNVDKMNFSYPPDLGQHNREVFTNLLGLSDAEITSLMEQKVIY